A window of Apium graveolens cultivar Ventura chromosome 8, ASM990537v1, whole genome shotgun sequence contains these coding sequences:
- the LOC141677414 gene encoding uncharacterized protein LOC141677414, translating to MDVFKDRLVSCPSCDYLLPHHLSLDYCVSCGAAFPGERVPMIDKLLEKSEEGIGRIGDENGGFILASSSMIENERFFAARTNYTGSSSSFAAGMGDSELLPDIVGGREDTNGLSSHRNNRFKYYDHSKGMRQSRLPTDSDYDPYVDGPENLTTDVANQLEDIRQRFNSLDGLAKVESSENSRAELRRKLNELKDQLSRLNNTVETPVRSIVSDRRIVRPPLDLYGGQEPSLPESSTSLYNFRMQRPPRDKRDARPLYHDLYHKPFHHGQGYDARAPRHYQYEILQHKDAYQPQMSKTRSYQALNQYLPWTDPDHINRQYTDFDQDPVTSLPHKTIFHQHGCSCYQCYSKNWKVSQKVPSPPNANHYQHKNPITNGSPYPNPMNLEPPPLHSQDLQIHTRNLRELDLENGVSVHRQTRGLVIGHENSQILHPIAGGAPIITCPICFELLKLQRKVMLLEDNQQKMRCGACSTIFLCQVNRKGIVILVREQFNQSSEHNDYSAERLGENNRVPSGSSDAEVANSECNDYDSSGYNYPLQDQESNLLREDQNSNAAEMRQESSFSSSSFSEDEQLQDSATVHRADLKSVEPPSKDDEYLPIQEQHDNNLNSDISKDGKGNKGKRSYVRKLFHRLTNSRQNPVKDVTLASETDISSEAYMNSGVTQDSREESIEEEHPNTNRRSESIFSGLREYRSQDFSDSSQSLEIERSNVYVNGENIPLLAVKKAEKFAGPIQPGEYWYDFQAGFWGVMGHPCLGIIAPYINAFNYPMPKGCAAGNTGVFVNGRELYQGDLDKLSGRGLPVTKHKSYIIKINGKVLDAESREALYNLGKLAPTVQRARRGFGMKVPKSLRKDQEGEATSISF from the exons ATGGATGTTTTTAAAGACAGGTTAGTTAGTTGTCCCAGCTGTGATTATCTCCTTCCTCATCATCTCTCTCTTGACTACTGTGTTAGTTGTGGTGCTGCTTTTCCAG GAGAGCGAGTACCTATGATTGATAAATTGTTAGAGAAATCTGAGGAAGGAATTGGTAGGATTGGTGATGAAAATGGGGGTTTTATATTGGCAAGTTCTTCCATGATTGAAAACGAAAGATTTTTTGCTGCAAGAACAAACTATACGGGTAGTAGTTCTTCATTTGCAGCGGGGATGGGGGATAGCGAGTTGTTGCCTGATATTGTAGGTGGGAGGGAAGATACAAATGGCCTAAGCTCTCACCGGAATAATAGATTTAAGTATTATGATCACAGTAAAGGTATGCGACAATCTAGACTTCCTACTGACAGTGATTATGATCCATATGTGGATGGCCCTGAAAATCTTACTACAGATGTAGCAAATCAGCTGGAAGATATCAGGCAGCGTTTTAATAGTTTAGATGGGCTTGCTAAAGTCGAAAGTTCAGAAAATAGTCGAGCTGAGCTCCGTAGAAAGCTTAACGAGTTGAAGGACCAACTTAGTAGATTAAACAATACAGTAGAAACTCCAGTGAGAAGCATTGTTTCTGATAGAAGGATAGTTCGGCCTCCGCTCGATCTTTATGGTGGACAAGAACCTTCATTGCCAGAAAGCTCTACCAGTTTGTATAATTTTAGGATGCAACGCCCTCCTCGAGATAAACGTGATGCTAGGCCTCTTTACCATGATCTGTATCACAAACCTTTTCATCATGGCCAAGGTTATGATGCACGTGCGCCAAGGCATTATCAATATGAAATTTTGCAACACAAAGATGCATATCAACCTCAAATGTCTAAGACACGTTCATACCAGGCGCTGAATCAATACTTGCCATGGACAGATCCTGACCATATTAATCGACAGTACACAGACTTTGATCAAGATCCCGTAACATCACTTCCACACAAAACCATTTTTCATCAACATGGGTGCTCGTGTTACCAATGTTATAGCAAGAACTGGAAAGTCTCTCAAAAGGTCCCTTCCCCTCCAAATGCGAATCATTATCAACATAAAAATCCTATTACAAATGGCTCACCATATCCTaacccaatgaatttggaaccTCCTCCTCTTCATTCCCAGGATCTTCAGATTCATACACGGAATTTGCGAGAACTTGATTTAGAAAATGGCGTTTCTGTTCATCGCCAGACAAGAGGGCTGGTAATAGGCCATGAAAATAGCCAAATTCTCCATCCAATTGCAGGGGGTGCTCCAATTATAACTTGTCCTATATGCTTTGAGCTGCTAAAGCTGCAAAGAAAAGTCATGTTGTTGGAGGATAATCAACAAAAAATGCGTTGTGGAGCTTGTTCTACCATATTTCTGTGTCAAGTCAACAGGAAGGGCATTGTCATTTTAGTTCGGGAACAATTCAATCAAAGTTCTGAGCATAATGACTATTCTGCTGAGAGGTTGGGTGAAAATAATCGAGTCCCTTCAGGTAGTTCAGATGCTGAGGTTGCAAACTCCGAATGCAATGATTATGATAGTTCTGGTTATAACTACCCGTTACAAGATCAAGAATCTAATTTATTGAGAGAAGACCAGAACTCAAATGCAGCTGAAATGAGGCAGGAATCTTCTTTTTCATCTTCCAGCTTTTCTGAAGATGAACAACTCCAGGATAGTGCAACTGTTCACAGAGCTGACTTGAAATCTGTGGAGCCTCCGTCCAAAGATGATGAATATTTACCCATCCAAGAACAACATGACAATAATTTAAACAGTGATATTAGCAAAGATGGGAAAGGAAATAAGGGTAAACGAAGTTATGTAAGGAAGCTATTCCACAGACTAACCAACTCTCGACAGAATCCTGTAAAAGATGTAACGCTTGCATCTGAGACGGATATTTCTTCTGAAGCTTACATGAATAGCGGTGTGACACAAGACTCTAGAGAGGAGTCCATCGAGGAAGAGCATCCTAATACGAATAGAAGAAGCGAGTCAATCTTTTCAGGGCTCAGAGAGTATAGGTCTCAGGATTTCTCAGATTCAAGTCAGAGCTTGGAGATTGAAAGATCAAATGTTTATGTCAATGGAGAAAACATACCACTGCTTGCCGTAAAGAAAGCTGAAAAGTTCGCAGGGCCTATACAGCCTGGAGAGTACTG GTATGATTTCCAAGCTGGATTTTGGGGAGTCATGGGCCACCCCTGCCTTGGCATCATAGCG CCATACATTAATGCATTCAATTATCCAATGCCAAAGGGTTGCGCTGCTGGAAACACAGGAGTCTTTGTAAACGGGCGAGAACTATACCAGGGAGACTTGGATAAACTTTCTGGCAGAGGTCTACCAGTAACAAAACATAAGTCTTATATTATAAAGATCAATGGTAAAGTTCTGGATGCAGAATCCCGTGAAGCACTATACAACCTTGGCAAACTTGCCCCAAC GGTTCAAAGGGCAAGGCGTGGATTTGGAATGAAGGTCCCAAAATCATTGCGAAAAGATCAAGAAGGTGAAGcaacttcaatttctttttag
- the LOC141678676 gene encoding putative GABA transporter 2 has protein sequence MEVNSEIGPVPKDTSREDDAGAAFVLESKGEWWHAGFHLTTAIVGPTILALPFAFRGMGWGLGFFSLTLMGAVTFYSYYLMSLVLEHCEKSGRRHIRFRELAADVLGSGWMFYFVISIQTAINTGISIGVLLLAGDCLQIMYQQVVPDGSWKLYQFIAIVTGVMIVLSQMPSFHSLRHINLASLVLSLGYTLLVTAASIYAGTSKDAPLRDYSLEDSAASRIFSAFTSISIIAAIYGNGILPEIQATLAPPATGKMVKGLAMCYSVIFITFYSAAISGYWVFGNKANSNILNSLMPDEGPALAPTWVLGLAVIFVLLQLFAIGLVYSQVAYEIMEKKSADVKQGMFSKRNLIPRLILRSLYMIVCGFFAAMLPFFGDVNAIVGAIGFIPLDFILPMLLYNMTYKPPRSSYTFWINKTIMIVFTCVGLLGSFSSIRKLIHDANKFKLFSSDVVD, from the exons ATGGAAGTTAACTCAGAGATTGGTCCAGTACCGAAAGACACTAGCCGTGAAGATGACGCAGGTGCTGCATTTGTGCTTGAATCAAAAG GGGAATGGTGGCATGCTGGATTTCACTTGACAACGGCGATAGTGGGGCCGACGATATTGGCATTGCCGTTTGCTTTCAGAGGAATGGGATGGGGACTTGGATTCTTTTCCTTGACGTTAATGGGAGCTGTTACTTTCTATTCTTACTATCTTATGTCTCTTGTGCTTGAGCACTGCGAAAAGTCTGGTCGTCGACACATTCGTTTTCGGGAACTAGCAGCAGATGTACTAg GGTCTGGCTGGATGTTTTATTTTGTAATATCCATTCAAACAGCAATCAACACTGGCATATCAATCGGTGTTCTCTTGCTTGCAGGAGATTGCCTTCAG ATCATGTACCAACAAGTTGTTCCTGACGGGTCTTGGAAATTATATCAGTTCATAGCAATCGTGACAGGAGTCATGATAGTTCTCTCTCAGATGCCCAGCTTCCACTCTCTCAGGCACATCAATCTTGCTTCACTAGTTCTCAGCTTGGGCTACACCCTCCTTGTCACTGCTGCTTCTATCTATGCAG GTACCTCCAAAGATGCCCCCTTAAGGGATTATTCTCTAGAAGATTCAGCGGCTTCGAGAATTTTCAGTGCTTTTACTTCAATCTCCATCATTGCTGCCATATATGGCAATGGAATACTTCCTGAAATACAA GCAACTTTGGCTCCACCAGCCACCGGAAAGATGGTGAAAGGCCTAGCAATGTGTTACTCAGTAATATTCATTACTTTCTACTCTGCTGCAATTTCTGGGTACTGGGTATTTGGGAATAAAGCTAATTCAAACATTCTCAATAGCTTAATGCCCGATGAAGGACCTGCACTGGCTCCAACATGGGTCTTAGGCCTTGCTGTTATCTTTGTTCTTCTTCAGCTCTTCGCCATTGGCCTG GTTTACTCACAAGTAGCATATGAAATTATGGAAAAGAAATCAGCTGATGTGAAGCAAGGAATGTTCTCAAAGAGAAACCTAATCCCGAGGCTTATTCTTCGATCTCTGTACATGATAGTATGTGGCTTTTTTGCGGCAATGTTACCATTCTTTGGAGACGTTAATGCTATAGTAGGAGCTATTGGTTTTATCCCTCTCGATTTTATCCTGCCAATGCTTCTCTACAATATGACTTACAAGCCCCCTAGATCATCCTACACTTTCTGGATCAACAAAACTATAATGATAGTCTTTACATGTGTAGGACTCCTAGGATCATTCTCTTCGATAAGAAAGTTGATCCATGATGCTAACAAGTTTAAGCTCTTCTCAAGTGATGTAGTCGACTAA
- the LOC141676575 gene encoding high mobility group B protein 13-like encodes MADITVSGESNFPDLIPTKKGRSRKALKPKPSSSNDTNILSAPVIQSSPMKKASDTIIESTGKENEKKTKKKATKGVKSKESDFEKEFEEMQKKLEQMTLAKEKTEEMLKEKEEALRIKEEELETRGREQEKLQMEIKKLGKMKEFKPTVNFPLVQAPKEKEQGKKEKKKACPEKKKPSPPYALWLKDQWTEVKKENPNAEFKVISTILAAKWKTVTAEEKKPYEEKYHAEKDAYLKIVGAEKRENEAMKLLEEEKKQRTAMELLEQYMQFKEEIENDKKKKTKKEKDPLKPKQPVTAFFLFMNERRADLVAEKKNVLEVGKITGEEWKNMSQKEKAPYEEMANKNKEQYLQQMEAYKKKKDEEAASLQKEEEELSKLQKQEALQLLKKKEKTENLIKKTKEDCQKKQKAEKKIVDPNKPKRPASSFFLFSKEARKTISEQRPGIDNSKLTALISVKWKEISQEEKQLWNEKATGAMEAYKKEMEEYNKTAAAAAEESSSSCSGQQ; translated from the exons ATGGCAGACATTACGGTTTCCGGAGAATCCAATTTCCCCGATCTCATTCCGACTAAGAAAGGCCGATCAAGGAAAGCCCTTAAACCCAAACCCTCATCATCAAATGACACCAACATTTTGTCTGCACCTGTCATTCAATCGTCTCCGATGAAGAAAGCTTCGGATACGATAATTGAGTCTACGGGGAAAGAGAACGAGAAAAAGACGAAGAAAAAGGCGACAAAGGGGGTGAAATCTAAGGAGAGTGATTTTGAGAAGGAGTTTGAGGAGATGCAGAAGAAGCTTGAGCAAATGACGCTTGCGAAAGAGAAGACGGAGGAGATGTTGAAGGAGAAAGAGGAGGCGTTGAGGATTAAGGAGGAAGAGCTCGAGACTCGTGGCCGAGAGCAGGAGAAGCTGCAGATGGAGATTAAGAAATTGGGGAAAATGAAGGAGTTTAAGCCCACTGTG AATTTTCCACTTGTTCAAGCTCCAAAAGAGAAAGAGCAAGGAAAGAAAGAGAAGAAAAAGGCCTGCCCCGAGAAGAAAAAGCCGTCTCCACCTTATGCCTTGTGGTTGAAAGATCAGTGGACTGAG GTTAAGAAAGAAAACCCCAATGCTGAATTTAAGGTGATATCAACCATATTGGCGGCGAAATGGAAGACGGTGACTGCAGAAGAGAAAAAGCCTTATGAGGAGAAGTATCATGCAGAGAAGGATGCCTATTTGAAGATAGTTGGGGCCGAAAAACGCGAGAACGAAGCAATGAAGCTCTTGGAAGAAGAGAAGAAACAGAGGACAGCCATGGAGTTGCTTGAACAATATATGCAGTTCAAGGAGGAAATTGAAAATGATAAGAAGAAAAAGACCAA GAAGGAAAAAGATCCATTGAAACCAAAGCAACCGGTGACGGCTTTTTTCTTGTTTATGAATGAGCGTCGTGCTGATCTGGTTGCAGAAAAGAAAAATGTGTTGGAGGTCGGAAAAATAACTGGTGAAGAATGGAAGAACATGAGTCAGAAGGAAAAAGCTCCTTACGAAGAG ATGGCAAACAAAAACAAGGAGCAATATTTGCAACAAATGGAAGCTTACAAGAAGAAAAAGGACGAAGAAGCTGCCAGCCTCCAGAAAGAAGAGGAGGAGCTGTCGAAACTTCAGAAGCAGGAGGCCTTGCAATTGcttaaaaagaaagaaaaaacaGAAAACTTAATCAAG AAAACGAAAGAGGACTGTCAAAAGAAACAGAAGGCAGAGAAGAAAATTGTTGATCCAAACAAACCAAAAAGGCCAGCTTCCTCTTTCTTCCTGTTCAGCAAAGAAGCAAGGAAAACTATATCAGAGCAGCGTCCTGGAATCGACAATTCCAAACTCACTGCTCTCATTTCTGTGAAATGGAAG GAAATAAGCCAAGAAGAAAAGCAACTTTGGAACGAGAAGGCCACAGGAGCTATGGAGGCATACAAGAAAGAAATGGAGGAGTACAATAAAACTGCTGCAGCCGCAGCGGAAGAGAGCTCAAGTAGTTGCAGTGGCCAGCAGTGA